One stretch of Streptococcus australis DNA includes these proteins:
- the glf gene encoding UDP-galactopyranose mutase, producing MYDYLIVGAGLSGAIFAHEATKCGKKVKVIDKRDHIGGNIYCENVEGINVHKYGAHIFHTSNKKVWDYVNQFAEFNNYINSPVANYKGSLYNLPFNMNTFYAMWGTKTPQEVKNKIAEQTAHMKDVEPKNLEEQAIKLIGPDIYEKLIKGYTEKQWGRSATELPPFIIKRLPVRLTFDNNYFNDRYQGIPIGGYNVIIENMLKDVEVELGVDFFAHREELEASANKVVFTGMIDQYFDYKHGELEYRSLRFEHETLDEENYQGNAVVNYTEREIPYTRIIEHKHFEYGTQPKTVITREYPADWKRGDEPYYPINDEKNNAMFAKYQEEAAQNDKVIFCGRLADYKYYDMHVVIERALEVVEKELGYDKK from the coding sequence ATGTACGACTATTTAATCGTTGGAGCTGGTTTGTCTGGAGCTATTTTTGCTCACGAAGCTACAAAATGTGGAAAAAAAGTAAAAGTGATTGATAAACGCGATCACATTGGAGGGAACATCTACTGTGAAAATGTAGAAGGTATCAATGTCCATAAATATGGTGCCCATATCTTCCATACGTCTAATAAAAAAGTTTGGGATTATGTCAATCAATTCGCTGAATTTAACAACTATATCAACTCACCTGTCGCAAACTACAAAGGAAGTCTTTATAATCTTCCTTTCAATATGAATACCTTCTATGCTATGTGGGGCACAAAAACTCCACAAGAAGTGAAGAATAAGATTGCTGAGCAAACGGCTCATATGAAGGATGTTGAGCCGAAAAATCTGGAAGAACAAGCTATCAAGTTGATTGGTCCGGATATCTATGAAAAGTTGATCAAGGGCTATACTGAAAAGCAGTGGGGGCGCTCAGCAACGGAACTTCCTCCATTTATCATTAAACGCCTTCCAGTTCGTCTAACATTTGATAATAACTATTTTAACGACCGTTACCAAGGAATTCCTATTGGTGGTTATAATGTGATTATCGAAAATATGCTTAAAGACGTTGAAGTTGAGCTTGGTGTTGATTTCTTTGCTCACCGTGAAGAGTTGGAAGCATCTGCTAACAAAGTTGTCTTTACAGGAATGATCGACCAATATTTTGACTACAAACACGGAGAGTTAGAATACCGTAGCCTTCGTTTTGAACATGAAACCTTAGACGAGGAAAATTATCAAGGAAATGCTGTAGTGAACTATACAGAGCGTGAGATTCCTTATACTCGTATCATCGAACACAAGCATTTCGAATATGGAACGCAACCAAAGACAGTTATCACGCGTGAATATCCGGCTGATTGGAAACGTGGGGATGAGCCCTACTATCCGATCAACGATGAGAAAAATAATGCTATGTTTGCTAAGTATCAAGAGGAAGCAGCGCAGAATGATAAAGTTATCTTTTGTGGGCGCTTAGCAGATTATAAATATTACGATATGCATGTGGTGATTGAACGAGCGCTTGAAGTTGTGGAGAAAGAGTTAGGATATGACAAAAAGTAG